A single Blastococcus colisei DNA region contains:
- a CDS encoding ABC transporter ATP-binding protein — translation MSTEAIQGQSATEPGSVAFALGDLHAYYGSSHVVKGLNFEVGRGHGMAILGRNGAGKSTTLRSGMGLLAKTTGTVMLNGTDVQRESPYKRARRGLALVFEDRRIFPGLTVTQNLEVPSQKTASKQLALDDVYDMFPLLAGMRTRDAGRLSGGEQQMLAIARAVRARPSVLLLDEPSEGLAPRIVEDLVDTIKDLRRQLSLTIVVAEHKQWFSREVTETVGVLASESGTMVFQGRWDEFDAHPEVAERYLSLGTNHD, via the coding sequence ATGAGTACCGAGGCCATCCAGGGGCAGAGCGCCACGGAACCGGGCTCGGTGGCGTTCGCCCTCGGCGACCTGCACGCGTACTACGGCAGCAGCCACGTCGTGAAGGGGCTCAACTTCGAGGTGGGTCGCGGCCACGGCATGGCCATCCTCGGTCGCAACGGGGCGGGCAAGTCCACCACCCTGCGCAGCGGGATGGGGTTGCTGGCCAAGACTACCGGCACGGTGATGCTCAACGGCACCGACGTGCAGCGTGAGAGCCCCTACAAGCGCGCGCGCCGGGGGCTCGCGCTGGTCTTCGAGGACCGCCGGATCTTTCCGGGCCTGACGGTCACCCAGAACCTGGAGGTGCCCAGCCAGAAGACCGCCTCGAAGCAGCTCGCGCTCGACGACGTCTACGACATGTTCCCGTTGCTCGCGGGCATGCGCACCCGGGATGCCGGACGCCTGAGCGGCGGCGAGCAGCAGATGCTGGCCATCGCGCGCGCGGTTCGCGCCCGGCCGTCCGTCCTACTGCTCGATGAGCCCAGCGAGGGGCTCGCCCCTCGAATCGTCGAGGACCTGGTGGACACGATCAAGGATCTGCGCCGGCAGCTGTCGCTGACCATCGTGGTGGCCGAACACAAGCAGTGGTTCTCGCGAGAGGTGACCGAGACGGTCGGCGTCCTCGCCAGCGAGAGCGGGACCATGGTGTTCCAGGGCCGCTGGGACGAGTTCGACGCCCATCCCGAGGTCGCCGAACGCTACCTGAGCCTGGGGACGAACCACGACTAG
- a CDS encoding ABC transporter ATP-binding protein produces MNRPVALAAVSIAKNYGVTPVLRDVNISVQQGQIHALIGPNGAGKTTLFRIISGEIDPTAGRVQLRGDDITGIAPRLLTKRGVGRNFQVPRVFNGLTVEENLTIALEAADRWRNSGSRRDGRWVGSPRSWVREEAHQRLETLGIPQLFERPVAELAHGDRKLVELALTLAQEPSILLLDEPMAGMSPDEVLRCADVLARLHAETDLTVLLVEHDMETVFRLASQVSVLADGVVIASGEPDQVRSDPAVREAYLGKAAS; encoded by the coding sequence ATGAACCGTCCGGTCGCGCTCGCAGCGGTGAGCATCGCCAAGAACTACGGGGTCACCCCCGTACTCCGCGACGTGAACATCAGCGTGCAGCAGGGCCAGATCCACGCCCTCATCGGACCCAACGGCGCGGGCAAGACGACGCTCTTCCGCATCATCAGCGGAGAGATCGATCCGACTGCCGGCCGGGTGCAACTGCGCGGGGACGACATCACCGGCATCGCGCCCCGCCTCCTCACCAAGCGCGGCGTTGGGCGCAACTTTCAGGTCCCGCGCGTCTTCAACGGGCTGACCGTCGAGGAGAACCTGACCATCGCTCTGGAAGCGGCGGACCGATGGCGGAACTCCGGCAGCCGCCGCGACGGTCGCTGGGTGGGGTCCCCGCGGTCCTGGGTCCGGGAGGAGGCGCACCAGCGGCTGGAGACCCTCGGTATCCCTCAGCTGTTCGAGCGCCCGGTGGCCGAGCTGGCGCACGGCGACCGCAAGCTGGTGGAACTGGCGCTGACTCTTGCCCAGGAGCCGTCCATCTTGCTGCTCGACGAGCCCATGGCGGGGATGTCGCCCGACGAGGTGCTGCGCTGCGCGGACGTGCTCGCCCGGCTCCATGCCGAGACAGACCTGACGGTGCTCCTCGTGGAGCACGACATGGAGACGGTCTTCCGTCTGGCGTCGCAGGTCAGTGTCCTGGCCGACGGGGTGGTCATCGCCTCTGGCGAACCGGATCAGGTCCGATCCGACCCGGCGGTGCGAGAGGCATACCTCGGAAAGGCGGCGTCATGA